ggaggaggacgaggtcaaTGGGGACGTTGAGCTTGATGCCGAGGATGTTGGCCCTGATGGCGGTGCAGAGGCAcacggcggcgtcgaggtcggcgaGCCCACCCAGGAGCGGGCAACACTCCTCGTTCGCCGGCACGCCGATCTTGAGCTTCAGCAGGTTCAGCACATTGGCGCACACGCCCAGCTTCAGCGTGTTGATCGAGCAGCTGCCCCCGCCAGTCGACGGCACAGACGGTGGGAGGATCGGCGGGGTAGGGACAACCGGTGGGCAGTAGGGCTCGCAGCCATGCGCAGCGGCAAGGAGCACCAGGTTCAGGGCGAGGAAGAGGGCGAGCTTGGAGGGCGCCATTGCTACTGATCGAACTTACTGCTCTGTGGCTAAGCTTGTAGGCTTTGCTAGTTTGGGATGGTTTTCTTGGGTTGTTTGAGGTGTTATTTATAGGCCGGTTATAGTGTGCAAGTGCATGCATGTCATTATCAGTCGAGCTAATTAGTTTGACTCTTGCCGTAGTAATTGCAAAACTTATGTGCAACCATTATTGTACTGGCATGTTACGTGTGTAACATCCATCATTGGAGCTTAATCTGTTCGCTAATGAACAAAAACCCGAGAGCTGCGCCAGGAGACTTTTCTTTAGTTTCCAAGAAGAGTACTCCTATATGCATGTTGTCTGCTGTGCGCATATAAAGATTTGATGGGTTTACAAGTGTAGACATAATAATCTGGAGCATAGTATCGGACAAAGGAATATATCTGACATGATAGCGCTATGAGATGGCGTAACCCTGATCATCGGGGTCACGGGAGACACATATAGGAATTGTATGGTTTTAATTCCATGTGTCTATTATATCTTTCGTACTCTGGTTTATTATAGTGGCTCATTGGCACCGATAGACACCTACGTTCAGCTCGCTATATAATAATTATTAGTTAATCCAGCATCATTGGTTGTGCCAACGAAGAATTCCACACATTTTCTAAACACTAGGTACCTGAAATTTTCCTTTGCGTCAGTTACAGCCTGTTTTGTGCGAGACTGAAGGCGGGTGACAATGACGAGGACGAGCAGGAGGGACTCCAAAATTTGACTGATGCAGGTTGAGGGTGGGGGTGCGGGAGTCGCCGGAGTTTACTNNNNNNNNNNNNNNNNNNNNNNNNNNNNNNNNNNNNNNNNNNNNNNNNNNNNNNNNNNNNNNNNNNNNNNNNNNNNNNNNNNNNNNNNNNNNNNNNNNNNNNNNNNNNNNNNNNNNNNNNNNNNNNNNNNNNNNNNNNNNNNNNNNNNNNNNNNNNNNNNNNNNNNNNNNNNNNCCCGCCAGCCAGAAGTAGGCTGCCGGTCTGGGCAAGGTAGATCACGTGGGAGGAGGAGCAACCATCGCACGGGGAGGAAGATGTGAGGGAAAGAATGTTAACAGGTGGCGGTACGATCGTGCCATCCAACAACTCGGAAAATTGACTAATGCAGATTTCCCCCCTTAGATTATCTGACATATAGGTGGCCCTAATTTCAATACTGCTTAAACGCCATGGTGTAAGATAGAACCCATTTGATTGAGTTGAACAAAATAGTTACACATTATAGTTTTTCTTGGTCGAGAGAACATCATTATAGCTAGCTTACATTCATGTGAACAAGGGTGCATAAACAAATTAAGAAGGGTTAATTattcttttgccctcagtggtgtccatgtactcagttttgccctcagatgcgaattgtgctcagttttgcccctagtccgtgcgcatCGACTCGTTCCGTGAACCCtgccgtctccgtcaggtcaaccttttgactcggcccttacaggtgagaccaggcggcagaaacggccaattttattcagaccgttgcacgcgtggcttgtgggcccagcagagagccgttggcgggtgtgctatataagcgggcgatagcggcggtgaccacggcgacagagagcacgacggtgaccacggcgagagagagagcacggcggcgggaagctagcagtggagggcgcggcggcgttgagatccccttcggctccgagctccatgtcttcctcaagctcccgcgccacctcgcggatgcagagccaggcgcgtgtggacatgcctgtcttcgtctgtccgcggtgccgggagggcgttgatcgaagggtttctcagacaccgaggaaccagaatcgtccgttctacgtgtgcagcgagaatggggtaagaatcggggcaattgcaccattttcgtcgtcgggatgtttgagcaatgggttgatctgtttggtgttcatgcaggtgacatgcttctttccttgggtcgatgctctggccaagactctgatgaatgaactgcaaaaagagcatgaagaatggttgcgcatgctgccacgaacggcagtggccacaccacgagctccggaagaagagatggatggcgaagcacgcactgacagagagctagctattgagcttaggatgttgaagaagaaggttagaaagcttgaagatcaagcactaccaatacccatttgcaaatacttttacGCAATGTTTGGATGTAGGAAAAGTTGCTTGGAATTGAATTGGACTGGAAATTCCAAATCCAAGATGGAAAGGAAATGGGCTCCAATTTGAATTCTATTATTTGGATGTGCATGGAATTTATTGTTGGAATGAGAGGGTAGCACTCAATTCCAATTGCTGTTTGGATGTACAAACCATGGAATTGGATGTTTTTTGAGTTTAGACAATAGAAACTTCTGTACATGTATGAAAAAAAGTATTATGTGTATATTtgaatatatatattattttacaCACATAATAACATTAAAATGTTCTGAATAAGGTCAAAACAATAACACAAGTAGAAATAAATATGGAAAAAGGAAGAATGCCAGAAAATAGTTTTAAAGTACCAAGAAAACAACATGGATAATAATTTTGGTAGTTTATGTCTCTTACACATAGCACAAGTAGATAGTTTTATGTCTCTTACACATAGCACAAGTGGATAGTTCGCAAGCAAGAGTCGATACGTCaactaaacactaaacaggatagtAACAATTAATCGAAGGTCAAGAGCCATGGCTTCCTTAACTCCTCGGGTAGCGCCATGAGTGCTTCAAACAAACGCTCATTGACAATCAATTTTTCATAAGCTCTCAGCATATCACTATCTTCCAAATCTGGTACCTTCTTTAGTGCAGCAAGGATTTCTGTTGGAGGAGTCACCTTAGGCATAGGAAGTGGCTCGGTTGTCTTCAAAGCATCATCAAAAGACATCTTCATCTTTCCCATCATGCACAAGATAGCATCCCCAGTGCGTTGCCTCTTCTGAGGCACCTCAGGAGCTTCTTCAACAACAGGTGTGTCTTGTGGTTCTTGAACACATTCAGCTCCTGTTCTAGCACCGGCACCGGTCGAATGATCTTTTGAATATATGATATTGATAGACTCCCAATTGTGCACTACCTTGTTCCTATAGGCACGTGCTTCCTTGTTAGCCTACACAAAACACACAAATGAGATGATATTAAAGTTGCAAAAATAACCACAAAATAAATTTGGTGTTAAGTACCTCCATATAT
This portion of the Triticum dicoccoides isolate Atlit2015 ecotype Zavitan chromosome 7A, WEW_v2.0, whole genome shotgun sequence genome encodes:
- the LOC119334685 gene encoding cortical cell-delineating protein-like produces the protein MAPSKLALFLALNLVLLAAAHGCEPYCPPVVPTPPILPPSVPSTGGGSCSINTLKLGVCANVLNLLKLKIGVPANEECCPLLGGLADLDAAVCLCTAIRANILGIKLNVPIDLVLLLNQCGKKCPSDFTCPI